One Fibrobacter sp. UWB2 DNA window includes the following coding sequences:
- a CDS encoding DUF3943 domain-containing protein: MLRKLLSSLLFLSVAALSAPLFSDQTIPEDSINVGYTVTNTTFEDTVDIDALEKPKEVYPLIVLGEVLGFNGFVWAWDRYVLDKGYARTGPKYWKRNMKEGWQWDHNHWAINFYGHPYQGATYYNFARGAGYGFYGSLLFAALGSYTWEMFAETEYPSINDLIATSVGGAVYGEVLYRLSRKLYGVDESAWYNQVGAFGMAHSAYLQRKIFGNRDIITGNSPLDLSIFLGTGSHFGNIYRYGGRNEDDLDQRWDDKHIMYGAEIEYGKPFRKVKRPFDYFNLFTRGEVGPDGTLFQLDVTGKLTNAGVHGRGHWVDFATYLDYCTFYGDFATVGTISVGTGIDFSLWLLPSMRFRMYHQIYFILLGTTDMGYDDLIREVHPEYESDMDNYQYNMGAKYVLGIEVSIGKKFRFKNKTIVDALHTIPGSLPHYGADGWDMLLMNYTSAEYNLTDRIAMGGRFDTYAKIAAYSSEFFEPMSRGVFAYTLYFSYKLF, from the coding sequence ATGCTTCGCAAGTTGTTGTCATCGCTATTGTTTTTGTCTGTAGCCGCTTTGAGCGCGCCCTTATTTTCTGACCAAACGATTCCTGAAGATTCTATCAATGTCGGTTACACAGTAACGAATACGACGTTCGAAGACACGGTTGACATCGATGCGCTAGAAAAGCCCAAAGAAGTTTACCCGCTTATCGTCTTGGGGGAGGTCCTTGGCTTTAACGGATTTGTTTGGGCGTGGGACCGTTATGTTTTGGACAAAGGGTATGCGCGCACGGGGCCGAAATACTGGAAACGCAATATGAAGGAAGGTTGGCAATGGGACCATAACCATTGGGCGATTAACTTTTATGGACACCCGTATCAGGGGGCGACTTACTACAATTTTGCACGTGGCGCGGGCTATGGTTTTTACGGAAGCCTCTTGTTTGCCGCATTGGGGAGCTACACGTGGGAAATGTTTGCCGAGACGGAATACCCTTCCATCAACGACTTGATTGCCACATCGGTTGGCGGCGCTGTCTATGGCGAAGTCCTCTACAGACTCTCGCGAAAACTTTATGGCGTTGATGAATCCGCATGGTACAACCAGGTCGGCGCATTTGGAATGGCTCATTCCGCTTACTTACAAAGAAAAATATTCGGCAACCGCGATATCATCACGGGTAACTCACCGTTGGACCTTTCTATTTTCTTGGGAACGGGTTCGCACTTCGGGAACATCTATCGCTATGGTGGCCGCAATGAGGATGACTTGGACCAGCGCTGGGACGATAAGCATATTATGTACGGTGCCGAAATTGAATACGGCAAGCCGTTCCGCAAGGTCAAGCGTCCGTTTGACTACTTTAATTTGTTCACTCGCGGTGAAGTCGGCCCCGATGGGACGCTTTTCCAGCTTGACGTGACGGGCAAGCTTACAAACGCCGGTGTTCATGGCCGTGGGCATTGGGTGGACTTTGCGACGTATCTCGATTATTGCACGTTCTATGGTGACTTCGCAACGGTTGGCACAATCTCTGTCGGTACGGGTATTGACTTTTCGCTTTGGCTTTTGCCCTCGATGCGTTTCCGCATGTACCACCAGATTTACTTCATACTGCTAGGCACGACGGATATGGGCTACGATGACCTGATTCGTGAAGTGCACCCGGAATATGAATCGGATATGGACAATTACCAGTACAATATGGGTGCAAAGTATGTGTTGGGGATTGAAGTTTCAATCGGGAAAAAGTTCCGCTTCAAGAACAAGACGATTGTCGATGCTCTGCACACGATTCCGGGCTCGCTACCACACTATGGAGCCGATGGCTGGGACATGTTGCTGATGAACTACACCTCTGCGGAATACAACTTGACGGATAGAATTGCCATGGGTGGCCGTTTCGATACTTATGCCAAAATCGCCGCTTATTCCTCGGAATTCTTTGAACCCATGAGCCGCGGCGTCTTCGCGTACACCCTGTACTTCAGCTATAAACTGTTTTAA
- a CDS encoding UDP-glucuronic acid decarboxylase family protein: MRCLVTGGAGFLGSHLCERLLNDGHEVICLDNYFTGRMANVAHLRDNRNFELIRHDVTEPILLEVDRIFNLACPASPIHYQFNPVKTIKTSVMGAINMLGLAKRVKARILQASTSEVYGDPAVHPQTEDYWGNVNPIGIRSCYDEGKRVAETLFMDYHRQNKVDIRIVRIFNTYGPRMLPNDGRVVSNFIVQALNGEDLTIYGDGSQTRSFCYVDDLIEGFVRMMNQDKIIGPVNIGNPGEFTMLELAKEVLELTGSKSKIVYKPLPGDDPKMRRPDITLAKSALKWEPTIPLRQGLEKTIVYFDNLLKAK, translated from the coding sequence ATGCGTTGTTTAGTTACTGGTGGTGCTGGATTCTTAGGAAGTCACCTTTGCGAAAGACTTTTGAATGACGGTCACGAAGTCATTTGCTTGGACAATTACTTCACAGGCCGTATGGCTAACGTTGCCCACCTGCGCGACAACCGCAATTTTGAACTCATCCGTCACGATGTGACTGAACCGATTCTTTTGGAAGTGGACCGCATTTTCAACTTGGCCTGCCCGGCAAGCCCAATCCATTACCAGTTCAACCCGGTAAAGACCATCAAGACAAGCGTCATGGGCGCAATCAACATGCTCGGCCTTGCAAAGCGCGTCAAGGCCCGCATCTTGCAGGCTTCTACAAGCGAAGTCTATGGCGACCCGGCTGTGCATCCGCAGACCGAAGACTACTGGGGAAACGTGAACCCCATCGGCATCCGCAGCTGCTATGACGAAGGCAAACGCGTCGCCGAAACGCTTTTCATGGATTACCACCGTCAGAACAAGGTCGATATCCGCATCGTCCGCATTTTCAATACGTACGGTCCGCGCATGCTCCCGAACGACGGTCGCGTCGTTTCGAACTTTATCGTCCAGGCGCTCAATGGCGAAGACCTCACCATCTACGGTGACGGCAGCCAGACCCGCAGCTTCTGCTACGTGGACGACCTCATCGAAGGCTTTGTCCGCATGATGAACCAGGACAAGATTATCGGACCGGTGAACATCGGCAATCCTGGCGAATTCACGATGCTCGAACTTGCGAAGGAAGTGCTTGAACTCACGGGTTCCAAGAGCAAGATTGTCTACAAGCCGCTTCCGGGGGACGATCCGAAGATGCGCCGTCCGGACATCACGCTTGCCAAGAGCGCTCTCAAGTGGGAACCGACCATTCCGCTCCGCCAGGGCCTCGAAAAGACCATCGTCTATTTCGACAACTTGCTCAAGGCAAAGTAA